One window of Solwaraspora sp. WMMA2056 genomic DNA carries:
- a CDS encoding FAD-dependent oxidoreductase has translation MSIRTDRSVDVVVVGGGPAGSTVATIVAMQGHRVLLLEKEKFPRYQIGESLLPSTVHGICRLIGAEDAIEQAGFTVKRGGTFRWGASAEPWTFSFGISPKFPAGAATAYQVERMKFDQILLDNARRRGVEVREECGVHDVVEADGRVVGVRYTDDAGAEHEVRAVHVVDASGHTSRLRNRVGTRHYSEFFRNLALFGYFTGGKRLPPPNEGNILAAAFDAGWFWYIPLGPDLTSVGAVLRPDALDRVRGDREQALLDLIAQCPLVADYLSDAERVRSGPYGEVRVRKDYSYLQDRFWRPGLVSVGDAACFIDPVFSSGVHLATYSAMMAARSVNTALRDPAVEPEAFAEFEARYRAEYARFHDFLVAFYDMNQDEKSYFWSAKRVTGSAAPELESFVELVGGATWREELLVTAGGGAGTEVSAVRQLADIVDQPVQRPGEDRDLLQASLARSVLKEGTRLQVQATLGGNQDELVPMRDGGLVPSPDGMHWVRPG, from the coding sequence TTGAGCATCCGGACGGACCGGAGCGTCGACGTGGTCGTGGTCGGCGGTGGCCCCGCCGGGTCGACGGTCGCCACCATCGTCGCTATGCAGGGCCATCGCGTGCTCCTGCTCGAAAAGGAGAAGTTCCCCCGCTACCAGATCGGTGAATCGCTGCTGCCGTCCACCGTGCACGGTATCTGCCGACTGATCGGTGCCGAGGACGCCATCGAACAGGCCGGCTTCACCGTCAAACGGGGTGGAACGTTCCGGTGGGGGGCCAGTGCCGAGCCGTGGACGTTTTCATTCGGCATCTCGCCGAAGTTCCCGGCCGGTGCCGCCACCGCCTATCAGGTCGAGCGGATGAAGTTCGACCAGATCCTGCTGGACAACGCCCGGCGCCGCGGCGTGGAGGTCCGCGAGGAATGCGGCGTGCACGACGTCGTCGAGGCCGACGGGCGGGTGGTCGGGGTGCGTTACACCGACGACGCCGGAGCCGAGCACGAGGTACGGGCGGTGCACGTGGTGGATGCCTCCGGGCACACCAGTCGGCTGCGCAACCGCGTCGGCACCCGGCACTACTCCGAGTTCTTCCGCAACCTTGCCCTGTTCGGCTACTTCACCGGCGGCAAACGGCTGCCACCGCCGAACGAGGGGAACATCCTCGCGGCGGCCTTCGACGCGGGATGGTTCTGGTACATCCCCCTCGGTCCCGACCTGACCAGCGTCGGTGCCGTGCTGCGACCCGACGCGCTGGACCGGGTCCGGGGTGACCGGGAGCAGGCGCTGCTCGACCTGATCGCGCAGTGCCCGCTGGTCGCCGACTATCTGTCCGACGCCGAACGGGTCCGCTCCGGGCCGTACGGTGAGGTACGGGTCCGCAAGGACTACTCGTACCTGCAGGACCGGTTCTGGCGGCCGGGCCTGGTGTCGGTGGGCGACGCGGCCTGCTTCATCGACCCGGTGTTCTCCTCCGGTGTGCATCTGGCCACGTACAGCGCGATGATGGCGGCGCGGTCGGTCAACACCGCCCTGCGGGACCCGGCCGTGGAGCCCGAGGCGTTCGCGGAGTTCGAGGCGAGATACCGCGCCGAGTACGCCCGGTTCCACGACTTCCTGGTCGCGTTCTACGACATGAACCAGGACGAGAAGTCCTATTTCTGGTCGGCGAAGCGGGTCACCGGCAGCGCCGCGCCGGAGCTGGAGTCGTTCGTGGAACTCGTCGGCGGCGCCACCTGGCGGGAGGAACTGCTGGTGACGGCGGGCGGCGGTGCCGGTACGGAGGTGTCGGCGGTGCGGCAGCTCGCCGACATCGTCGACCAGCCGGTGCAGCGGCCGGGCGAGGACCGTGACCTGCTGCAGGCATCCCTGGCCCGGTCCGTGCTCAAGGAGGGCACCCGCCTGCAGGTACAGGCCACCCTCGGCGGCAATCAGGACGAACTGGTGCCGATGCGCGACGGTGGCCTGGTCCCGTCGCCGGACGGGATGCACTGGGTCCGGCCCGGGTGA
- a CDS encoding glycosyltransferase — MELSIVVPYFRQRRCLELTLRSLAGQRPDADGFDVVVVDDDSRDDVDQLVAAYRDRLDVRLVRQPVNRGRAAARNRGAEEATGERILLLDADSMADPDLVAGHARFHRTRPNDVLLGVRVEHDWRAVAGSTATAGPPTVAAYHTDLRYRWGLDPATFSDGPAPWTFAYSHNMSVPADHFHQIGGFDERFVKWGHEDIEFAYRLFVASARRPGYFHFDPTARCHHLPHFRHNATNWAEANQMLPYLVGKHRTLEVELYEEGPMGVNAALPVYLTRLQTLYGVANQVGLGETLDALRQPLPPGRLGIGIGLADRMPPADGSDVLEHRPESGAAPALIGIRLPFPDHRFADLLNFDVWRIASPEHLSKMVVDGLRVARTMYLGASREVPGGADVGLIDCPDYLCDMLSGYAEADVVHDGDHAWVVRVRRRT; from the coding sequence GTGGAACTCAGCATCGTCGTCCCGTACTTCCGGCAGCGTCGATGCCTGGAGCTGACCCTGCGGTCACTGGCCGGTCAGCGACCGGACGCCGACGGCTTCGACGTCGTGGTGGTCGACGACGACTCCCGGGACGACGTCGACCAGCTGGTCGCCGCCTACCGTGACCGGCTCGACGTGCGACTCGTCCGCCAGCCGGTCAACCGGGGCCGGGCGGCCGCGCGCAACCGCGGTGCAGAGGAGGCGACCGGCGAACGGATCCTCCTGCTCGACGCCGACTCCATGGCCGACCCGGATCTGGTGGCCGGCCACGCCCGATTCCACCGGACCCGGCCGAATGACGTGCTACTGGGTGTCCGGGTCGAACACGACTGGCGGGCGGTGGCCGGCAGCACCGCGACCGCCGGGCCGCCGACGGTCGCCGCGTACCACACGGACCTGCGGTACCGGTGGGGCCTCGATCCGGCCACGTTCAGCGACGGGCCGGCGCCCTGGACCTTCGCCTACAGCCACAACATGTCGGTCCCGGCGGATCACTTCCACCAGATCGGCGGGTTCGACGAGCGCTTCGTCAAATGGGGTCACGAGGACATCGAGTTCGCGTACCGCCTGTTCGTGGCGTCCGCGCGACGGCCCGGCTACTTCCACTTCGACCCCACTGCTCGGTGCCACCACCTTCCGCACTTCCGCCACAACGCAACGAACTGGGCCGAAGCCAACCAGATGCTCCCGTACCTGGTGGGCAAGCACCGTACGCTCGAGGTGGAGTTGTACGAGGAGGGTCCGATGGGTGTCAACGCGGCCCTTCCGGTCTACCTCACCCGGCTGCAGACCCTGTACGGCGTCGCCAACCAGGTCGGTCTCGGCGAGACGCTCGACGCGTTGCGCCAGCCGCTCCCGCCCGGACGGCTGGGCATCGGCATCGGGCTGGCCGACCGGATGCCGCCGGCCGACGGTTCGGACGTGTTGGAGCATCGACCGGAGTCCGGCGCGGCGCCCGCCCTGATCGGGATCCGGCTGCCGTTCCCCGATCACCGCTTCGCTGACCTGCTGAACTTCGACGTGTGGCGGATCGCGTCGCCGGAGCACCTGTCCAAGATGGTCGTCGACGGTCTCCGGGTGGCGCGGACCATGTACCTGGGCGCGTCCCGGGAGGTGCCCGGCGGCGCGGACGTCGGTCTGATCGACTGCCCCGACTACCTCTGCGACATGCTGAGCGGATACGCCGAGGCCGACGTCGTCCACGACGGGGACCACGCCTGGGTGGTCCGGGTCCGCCGCCGGACCTGA
- a CDS encoding SMP-30/gluconolactonase/LRE family protein, with protein MIATTVAEGFHFLEAPRWRDGRLWFSDFYGHRVHSMRADGSDLRQEAYVPGQPSGLGWLPDGRLLIVSMRDRRVLRREPDGTIAVHADLAGHASGYANDMVVDPNGRAFVGNFGFDLMAGAPLRPTALHRVDPDGRVIQVADDLWFPNGSVLTADGTLLVVETFGNRVTAFTVTDDGDLVDRRIWARFGPLPDDPDVERALGQLRIAGDGCCLDADGGLWIADATGERLVRVVAGGTVTDEIRPSASVYACALGGDTGTTLFACAAPDFHADARAAAREARMLAVPVAVPAA; from the coding sequence ATGATCGCTACCACGGTGGCCGAGGGCTTCCACTTCCTGGAAGCGCCGCGTTGGCGCGACGGACGGCTCTGGTTCTCCGATTTCTACGGCCACCGGGTCCATTCCATGCGCGCGGACGGATCCGACCTGCGGCAGGAGGCGTACGTCCCCGGGCAGCCCTCGGGACTGGGCTGGCTGCCCGACGGCCGGCTGCTGATCGTCTCCATGCGGGACCGCCGCGTCCTGCGCCGGGAGCCGGACGGCACGATCGCCGTCCACGCCGACCTCGCTGGCCACGCCAGCGGGTACGCCAACGACATGGTCGTCGACCCCAACGGGCGGGCCTTCGTCGGCAACTTCGGCTTCGACCTGATGGCCGGGGCACCGCTGCGGCCGACCGCCCTGCACCGGGTCGACCCCGACGGTCGGGTCATCCAGGTCGCCGACGACCTGTGGTTCCCCAACGGCAGCGTCCTCACCGCCGACGGCACCCTGCTGGTGGTGGAGACCTTCGGCAACCGGGTCACCGCGTTCACCGTGACCGACGACGGCGACCTGGTCGACCGTCGGATCTGGGCGCGGTTCGGGCCGTTGCCCGACGACCCCGACGTGGAACGGGCGCTGGGCCAGTTGCGGATCGCCGGGGACGGCTGCTGCCTCGACGCCGACGGGGGGCTGTGGATCGCCGACGCGACCGGAGAACGGCTCGTCCGGGTCGTCGCCGGCGGGACGGTCACCGACGAGATCCGCCCGAGTGCGTCGGTGTACGCCTGCGCGCTCGGCGGTGACACCGGCACCACGCTGTTCGCCTGTGCCGCACCGGACTTCCACGCCGACGCCCGCGCGGCCGCCCGCGAGGCACGGATGCTCGCCGTACCGGTCGCCGTACCGGCGGCCTGA
- a CDS encoding SDR family oxidoreductase, giving the protein MGNLTFDFTGRTVVVTGAARGVGLAIGRHFRDAGATVYLVDLEAETVKAAADQIGAVGVAADVADTGQVTDVVQRVVAESGRIDVLVNNAGILRDGVVWKLTDEAYESVMAVHAGGTFRFTRAVVPHLRRQGGGRIINVTSYTGLRGNPGQSNYAMAKAGIIGFTRTTAKELARFGITVNAISPNAQTRMISAIPAAKLAQLTADIPMGRFGDASEMAAAVAFLASDEAAYVTGVVLPVDGGLSL; this is encoded by the coding sequence ATGGGCAACCTGACCTTCGACTTCACCGGCCGTACGGTCGTCGTCACCGGCGCGGCCCGGGGCGTCGGTCTCGCCATCGGCCGCCACTTCCGTGACGCCGGGGCGACGGTGTACCTCGTCGACCTCGAAGCGGAGACGGTGAAGGCGGCGGCCGATCAGATCGGCGCCGTCGGTGTCGCCGCCGACGTCGCCGACACCGGGCAGGTCACCGACGTGGTGCAGCGGGTGGTCGCCGAGAGCGGCCGGATCGACGTCCTGGTCAACAACGCCGGGATCCTGCGCGACGGCGTGGTCTGGAAGCTCACCGACGAGGCGTACGAATCGGTGATGGCGGTGCACGCCGGCGGCACGTTCCGGTTCACCCGGGCCGTCGTGCCGCACCTGCGCCGGCAGGGCGGCGGACGCATCATCAACGTCACCTCCTACACCGGCCTGCGCGGCAACCCCGGCCAGTCGAACTACGCGATGGCCAAGGCGGGGATCATCGGCTTCACCAGGACCACCGCGAAGGAGCTGGCCCGGTTCGGCATCACGGTCAACGCGATCTCGCCGAACGCGCAGACCCGGATGATCTCCGCCATCCCGGCGGCGAAGCTGGCCCAGCTCACCGCGGACATTCCGATGGGCCGGTTCGGTGACGCGTCCGAGATGGCGGCCGCCGTCGCGTTCCTCGCCTCCGACGAGGCCGCCTACGTCACCGGGGTCGTCCTGCCGGTCGACGGCGGCCTGTCGTTGTAG
- a CDS encoding acetyl-CoA C-acetyltransferase, protein MPEAVIVAAARSPIGRARKGSLAGMRPDDLTAQLVRAALDQVPALDPAEIGDLMLGCGLPGGEQGDNMARVVAVLLGLDGVPGTTITRYCSSSLQTTRMALHAIRAGEGDVFVSAGVETVSRHDRGTSDSWPDTHNPRFAQAEQRTRDAAESGAVQWQDPRTDGALPDVYIAMGQTAENLARARGVTREEMDRFGVRSHNLAEQALDSGFYTREITPVSLPDGSVVDTDDGPRRGVSYEAVAQLTPVFRPNGLVTAGNCCPLNDGAAALVVMSDTRARDLGVTPLARIVATGVTALSPEIMGLGPVDASRQALRRAGMTIDDVDLVELNEAFAAQVIPSARDLGVDPFGDRLNVHGGAIALGHPYGMTGARITTTLINGLRAVDGTIGLATMCVGGGQGMAMILERLR, encoded by the coding sequence ATGCCCGAAGCCGTGATCGTCGCGGCGGCCCGCTCACCGATCGGGCGGGCCCGTAAGGGGTCGCTCGCGGGAATGCGCCCCGACGACCTGACCGCGCAACTGGTCCGGGCCGCGCTCGACCAGGTGCCGGCGTTGGATCCGGCCGAGATCGGCGACCTGATGCTCGGCTGCGGACTGCCCGGCGGCGAGCAGGGCGACAACATGGCCCGGGTGGTGGCCGTACTGCTCGGGCTCGACGGCGTCCCCGGCACCACGATCACCCGGTACTGCTCGTCGTCGCTGCAGACGACCCGGATGGCGTTGCACGCGATCCGGGCCGGCGAAGGTGACGTGTTCGTGTCGGCCGGCGTGGAGACGGTCTCCCGACACGACCGCGGCACCTCCGACTCGTGGCCGGACACCCACAACCCGAGGTTCGCCCAGGCGGAGCAGCGCACCCGCGACGCGGCCGAATCCGGTGCCGTCCAGTGGCAGGACCCGCGCACCGACGGCGCGCTCCCCGACGTCTACATCGCCATGGGGCAGACAGCCGAGAACCTGGCCCGGGCCCGGGGCGTCACCCGGGAGGAGATGGACCGGTTCGGCGTACGGTCGCACAATCTCGCCGAACAGGCGCTCGACAGCGGCTTCTACACCCGGGAGATCACCCCGGTGTCACTGCCGGACGGCTCGGTGGTCGACACCGACGACGGTCCCCGACGTGGTGTCAGCTACGAGGCCGTGGCGCAGCTGACGCCGGTGTTCCGCCCCAACGGCCTGGTCACCGCCGGCAACTGCTGCCCGCTCAACGACGGCGCGGCGGCCCTGGTCGTCATGTCCGACACCCGGGCCCGCGACCTGGGCGTCACCCCGCTGGCCCGGATCGTGGCCACCGGCGTCACCGCCCTGTCGCCGGAGATCATGGGGCTCGGCCCGGTCGACGCGTCCCGGCAGGCCCTGCGGCGCGCCGGCATGACCATCGACGACGTCGACCTGGTCGAACTCAACGAGGCGTTCGCCGCCCAGGTGATTCCGTCCGCCCGGGACCTCGGCGTCGATCCGTTCGGCGACCGGCTCAACGTCCACGGCGGGGCGATCGCGCTCGGCCACCCGTACGGGATGACCGGTGCCCGGATCACCACCACGCTGATCAACGGGCTGCGGGCCGTCGACGGCACGATCGGCCTGGCAACCATGTGCGTCGGCGGCGGGCAGGGCATGGCCATGATCCTGGAGAGGCTCCGCTGA
- a CDS encoding ABC transporter permease has translation MNRAGWSRPRWLTDRAAWSRPQRAMPVVSLAVVAVAFAGTPLISGRPVELFDGYNALQGFAQLGLLALAIGITMIAGEFDLSVVGTYALGGMVAVTTGATSPVTGVAAAVAAGATVGAVQGGLIAGLRIPSMPVTLATYIGLLGLTNVLSGGLSVTYPDSAATVWVDQQIAGIFSPRSLLTLAAFGLVALVLGTTRLGRELRAVGGDRRASRVAGVRVDRHLVGVFTLSGAFAALGGALLSYSYASANPDPGLQPLILAAVAALLGGVSLAGGRGSAAGLLAGALSVALLAQIVTAAALPSYSTHLLYAALLAVIVAIESPGLHRAVDSLRAARHRPTAAGIPASPQPTPPEES, from the coding sequence ATGAACCGCGCCGGGTGGAGCCGGCCGCGGTGGCTGACGGACCGCGCCGCGTGGAGCCGGCCGCAGCGGGCGATGCCGGTGGTGTCGCTCGCCGTCGTCGCGGTGGCGTTCGCCGGTACGCCGCTGATCAGCGGCCGGCCGGTGGAGCTGTTCGACGGCTACAACGCGCTGCAGGGCTTCGCCCAGCTGGGCCTGCTCGCCCTGGCCATCGGCATCACGATGATCGCCGGCGAGTTCGACCTGTCGGTGGTCGGCACGTACGCGCTCGGCGGAATGGTCGCGGTGACGACCGGCGCGACCTCGCCGGTGACCGGGGTGGCGGCCGCCGTCGCCGCCGGTGCCACCGTCGGCGCCGTACAGGGTGGACTGATCGCCGGCCTGCGGATCCCGTCCATGCCGGTCACCCTCGCCACGTACATCGGGCTGCTCGGGCTGACCAACGTACTCTCCGGCGGGCTGAGCGTGACGTACCCCGACAGCGCCGCCACGGTCTGGGTCGACCAGCAGATCGCCGGGATCTTCTCGCCGCGCAGCCTGCTGACCCTGGCCGCGTTCGGGCTGGTCGCCCTGGTGCTGGGGACCACCCGGCTGGGGCGCGAGCTGCGCGCGGTCGGCGGCGACCGCCGGGCCAGCCGGGTCGCCGGGGTACGGGTCGACCGGCATCTCGTCGGGGTCTTCACCCTCTCCGGCGCGTTCGCCGCGCTCGGCGGCGCACTGCTCAGCTACAGCTACGCCTCGGCCAACCCGGACCCGGGCCTGCAACCGCTGATCCTGGCCGCGGTCGCCGCGTTGCTCGGCGGAGTGTCGCTGGCCGGCGGCCGGGGCAGCGCCGCCGGGCTGCTCGCCGGGGCGCTGTCGGTGGCCCTGCTCGCCCAGATCGTGACCGCCGCCGCACTACCCAGCTACTCCACCCACCTGCTGTACGCGGCGCTGCTCGCCGTGATCGTCGCCATCGAGAGCCCTGGACTGCACCGCGCCGTCGACAGCTTGCGCGCGGCACGCCACCGCCCGACGGCAGCTGGTATCCCAGCCTCCCCACAGCCGACACCACCTGAGGAGTCCTGA
- a CDS encoding sugar ABC transporter ATP-binding protein: protein MQPRLTGPAGGDRALDRTQVRVEGLARAFHGVPAVRDVSFTVAAGEIHALCGHNGAGKSTVVKMLSGQLTPDSGRIHVGGTPVVLRSRQAAQRLGVALVDQELSVVPALTVGENMLLGDISAPLVDRRRRATARCRQVLDEMGLGHLRPDQPLSTLSIGERQLVEIARALSQQARLVILDEPTATLSDTESAHVFAAVRRVAATGCAVVFVSHRLSEVLDLCDMVTVLRDGRTVASTPAARLTVDELIVQMLGETPHRLAAAPRPDGDPGPALRIERLRVPGRLDDFTLTARPGRVYALAGQLGSGASDVLRALAGLHPTATGTVELGGRRVPYRDPVATARTGIAFVSNDRKSEGLFLGTSVAANLVATRLPRLARYGVLRSGREADAVRDLARQSGLPAARLGDRVGALSGGNQQKVFIGRCLGRDDVRALLLDEPTRGVDIGGRAAIHQLLRQAADSGLIVVFASTELEELLELGDEIVTMRDGRIVRRHTGDVDGAALMREMTHQAEAT from the coding sequence ATGCAGCCACGTCTGACCGGACCGGCCGGCGGCGACCGAGCCCTCGACCGTACGCAGGTACGCGTCGAGGGCCTGGCCCGGGCCTTCCACGGTGTGCCGGCCGTACGGGACGTCTCCTTCACCGTCGCCGCCGGCGAGATCCACGCCCTGTGCGGCCACAACGGCGCCGGCAAGAGCACCGTCGTGAAGATGCTCTCCGGACAGCTGACCCCGGACAGCGGACGAATCCACGTCGGCGGTACGCCGGTCGTGCTGCGCAGCCGCCAGGCCGCCCAGCGCCTCGGGGTGGCCCTGGTCGACCAGGAACTCAGCGTCGTACCGGCGTTGACGGTCGGCGAGAACATGCTGCTCGGCGACATCAGCGCGCCACTGGTCGACCGGCGCCGTCGGGCCACCGCCCGGTGCCGGCAGGTGCTCGACGAGATGGGGCTCGGACACCTGCGGCCCGACCAGCCACTGTCCACGCTCAGCATCGGTGAGCGGCAGCTGGTCGAGATCGCCCGCGCGCTGAGCCAGCAGGCCCGACTGGTGATCCTCGACGAGCCGACGGCGACGCTCAGCGACACCGAGAGTGCCCATGTGTTCGCCGCGGTCCGCCGGGTCGCCGCCACCGGCTGCGCCGTCGTCTTTGTGTCGCACCGGCTGTCGGAGGTGCTCGACCTCTGCGACATGGTGACCGTGCTGCGCGACGGCCGTACCGTCGCCAGCACACCGGCGGCCCGGCTCACCGTCGACGAGCTGATCGTGCAGATGCTCGGTGAGACGCCGCACCGGCTGGCCGCCGCGCCCCGACCCGACGGCGACCCCGGACCCGCGCTGCGGATCGAGCGCCTCCGGGTGCCCGGACGGCTCGACGACTTCACCCTCACCGCCCGCCCCGGGCGCGTCTACGCGCTCGCCGGGCAGCTCGGCAGCGGCGCCTCCGACGTCCTGCGGGCGCTCGCCGGGCTGCACCCCACCGCGACCGGAACCGTCGAGCTGGGCGGCCGGCGGGTGCCGTACCGCGATCCGGTCGCGACCGCGCGCACCGGCATCGCCTTCGTCTCCAACGACCGCAAGTCGGAAGGTCTGTTCCTGGGCACGTCCGTCGCCGCGAACCTGGTGGCGACCCGACTGCCGCGCCTGGCCCGGTACGGCGTGCTGCGGTCGGGCCGCGAAGCCGACGCGGTCCGGGACCTGGCCCGTCAGTCCGGCCTGCCCGCCGCCCGGCTGGGCGACCGCGTCGGCGCGCTCAGCGGCGGCAACCAGCAGAAGGTCTTCATCGGCCGCTGCCTCGGCCGCGACGACGTGCGGGCACTGCTGCTGGACGAACCCACCCGGGGAGTCGACATCGGCGGCCGGGCCGCGATCCACCAGCTGCTGCGGCAGGCCGCCGACAGCGGGCTGATCGTCGTCTTCGCCTCCACCGAGCTGGAGGAGCTGCTGGAGCTCGGCGACGAAATCGTCACGATGCGCGACGGGCGGATCGTACGGCGACACACCGGTGACGTCGACGGCGCGGCCCTGATGCGCGAGATGACCCACCAGGCGGAGGCGACATGA
- a CDS encoding sugar ABC transporter substrate-binding protein — protein MFRTRSPRVGLTAGALGLTLLATACGGGDTDSPASADAPLQGRTIALVGYGDVNPWGAYFNDVFAEELAPTGVEITDLTTMDPGTQVQNFNQAVAQKPDLIAVAILDTQAMVVPIQRARAAGVPVLAFDGPPDPSVAGDVMAVLSDNEKLGEYAAQNIIEGLQAQGRDSGNVIVLTGTKSMLVTQDRMTGFNRVMATAPQYQVVDEQDANWDPQLSGTIAQQLLAKHGRDGVQAAYGMADYMALPIVQAAKQAGFPVGGDDGLIVTGSNCFKAGIDAIRAGDMYGTATEDPGTIAVQTADYALRFLTGENPPQTEIVEEHRITAANLDEFAEQCSHV, from the coding sequence ATGTTCCGCACCAGATCACCCCGCGTCGGCCTCACCGCCGGCGCGCTCGGCCTGACCCTGCTCGCCACCGCCTGCGGCGGCGGCGACACCGACAGCCCCGCCTCCGCCGACGCCCCGTTGCAGGGCCGGACCATCGCCCTCGTCGGCTACGGCGACGTCAACCCATGGGGCGCCTACTTCAACGACGTCTTCGCCGAGGAGCTGGCCCCGACCGGCGTCGAGATCACCGACCTGACGACGATGGACCCCGGTACGCAGGTCCAGAACTTCAACCAGGCCGTCGCCCAGAAGCCGGACCTGATCGCCGTGGCGATCCTCGACACGCAGGCGATGGTCGTCCCGATCCAACGGGCCAGGGCCGCCGGCGTCCCGGTGCTCGCCTTCGACGGCCCACCCGACCCGTCGGTGGCCGGCGACGTGATGGCGGTGCTGTCGGACAACGAGAAGCTCGGCGAGTACGCCGCCCAGAACATCATCGAAGGTCTGCAGGCCCAGGGCCGCGACTCCGGCAACGTCATCGTGCTCACCGGCACCAAGTCGATGCTGGTCACCCAGGACCGGATGACCGGCTTCAACCGGGTGATGGCGACCGCGCCGCAGTACCAGGTCGTCGACGAACAGGACGCCAACTGGGATCCGCAGCTGTCCGGCACCATCGCCCAGCAACTGCTGGCCAAACACGGCCGCGACGGCGTCCAGGCCGCGTACGGCATGGCCGACTACATGGCCCTGCCGATCGTTCAGGCCGCCAAGCAGGCCGGCTTCCCGGTCGGCGGCGACGACGGACTGATCGTCACCGGCAGCAACTGTTTCAAGGCCGGCATCGACGCCATCCGGGCCGGCGACATGTACGGCACCGCCACCGAGGACCCGGGCACGATCGCCGTGCAGACCGCCGACTACGCGCTGCGCTTCCTGACCGGCGAGAACCCGCCGCAGACCGAGATCGTCGAGGAACACCGAATCACCGCGGCCAACCTCGACGAGTTCGCCGAACAATGCAGCCACGTCTGA
- a CDS encoding TetR/AcrR family transcriptional regulator translates to MARRQARFTAQDLAEDPRLRDDSPELWRTELGEVPRGLLTSAVRCFASNGFHATTTRDIAEGVGLSPAALYVHFPSKELVLFEIIRTGHERVLAAVRDPAVLAVEAAPDRLRAIMARYTAWHARHHVAARVSQYELAGLTAEHYAEVLELRHETNEFFRDAVARGVADGSFAPVDVKRITRAMLSLSIDLVRWYRLEGTDSPDQLGDYYADLALRLVGHRDTTTG, encoded by the coding sequence ATGGCCAGACGGCAGGCCCGGTTCACCGCACAGGACCTGGCAGAAGACCCACGACTGCGCGACGACTCGCCCGAGCTGTGGCGCACGGAGCTCGGCGAGGTGCCCCGCGGACTGCTCACCTCGGCGGTGCGCTGCTTCGCCTCGAACGGCTTCCACGCGACCACCACCCGCGACATCGCCGAAGGCGTCGGGCTCAGCCCGGCCGCGCTCTACGTCCACTTCCCGTCGAAGGAACTGGTCCTGTTCGAGATCATCCGGACCGGCCACGAACGGGTCCTGGCGGCCGTACGCGACCCGGCGGTGCTCGCCGTCGAGGCGGCACCCGACCGGCTGCGGGCCATCATGGCCCGCTACACCGCCTGGCACGCCCGGCACCACGTCGCCGCCCGGGTCAGCCAGTACGAGCTCGCCGGTCTCACCGCCGAGCACTACGCCGAGGTGCTGGAGTTGCGGCACGAGACCAACGAGTTCTTCCGCGACGCCGTCGCGCGCGGCGTCGCCGACGGCTCGTTCGCGCCGGTCGACGTCAAACGGATCACCCGGGCCATGCTCTCGCTGAGCATCGACCTGGTCCGGTGGTACCGGCTCGAAGGCACCGACTCACCTGACCAGCTCGGCGACTACTACGCCGACCTCGCGTTGCGGCTGGTCGGCCACCGCGACACCACGACCGGATAG